The Eubacterium sp. MSJ-33 genomic sequence CACCTGCACGTCGGTTCCTTCTGTTACCGGAGCATCATCCACAGCCTTAACTTCTTCGACTGTCTCCGCTTCTTTATTTGCATTTACATTTGTCTTATTGGCCATTCTCATTCACCCCTTCGCCTTTCTTGAATATCTCATCGAGTTCGATTGTCAGATTCTTCAGTGTACTGACAACCTTCTTATAATCCATTCTCTTCGGTCCCAATATTCCAATTGTTCCCTTTGCGCCTTCCGGCATCTGGTAGGTCGCTGTAACAAGAGAGCAATCTTTCAGGCTTGGTGTCTCATCTCCAATATATACCTGAATTCCGGATTCGTTCGTCTTTCCGGTTGTCTCTTCCAGCAAATGGGATACTTCGTTCTTATCCTCGAGTTTCTCAAGCAATTCACTCGTCTTGGATATATCTCCAAGCTCCGGATACTTCAGAATATTCGTTGCACCGCTGGTATAAACCTCAAGTTCCTGTGCCTCATGTATTGCTTCCACAATCCCCTGGAAGATCTGGTCTAATATCTCACCGTACCCTCCGGACTGCTTCTTCATCGCCTGGATCATCTCCAGATTGATGTCCTCTAAGCTTGCACCTTGTAAGAAGGTATTCAATAAGATATTAAATTTCAGAACATCTTCATTATCAAGGTCTACATTGATGTGAATCATCTGATTCTTAATAATGTTACCCTCAACCACAATGACTGCCAGAAGTGTCTTATCATCTACAAGAGAAAGCTGGATAAACTTGACTGTCTTCTCGTAATTCGGTGCCGTAACCATCGTTGCATAATTGGTATTGTACGCCAGTACCTTCGCAACCTGCTTCAAGAGCACCTCCATGCGGTCCACCCGCTCTAACAGTGTGTCACGCTCCTGCTTTGCAACCTCTGCAAATTCTTCCTTCTCATCCATCAGCTGATCAACATAGAACCGATATCCGGCATCTGTCGGGATTCGTCCTGCCGATGTATGCGGCTGAATAATGTATCCCATTTCCTCCAGATCTGCCATCTCGTTCCGGATTGTTGCGGAACTTAAATTCAGATCGGTGTACTTTGAGATTGTTCTGGAACCTACCGGTTCCCCAGTCTCCAGGTAATTGGAAATAATGGCTTTCAGGATTTTCACCTTACGCTCATCTAATTCCATCTTATCACCTCTTTGAAAACTTGTTTATTTATTAGCACTCATTTCTATCGAGTGCTAACCTTATTGGTAGACTACCACTACATATAGTAATTGTCAAGGAAAAATATCATATTTTTGTGAAAAAATTGTGTATTTTCTTCCATAATAAAAGAGTGCGGAAAACCGCACTCTTTGGGAAGTAAAATCACGAATGATTTATTTATTGTTTGGATTATCCATCAAAGTGACATCCACTGTCTTCTCTGTATATTCATTATTCTTCATATACTCATACGTAACCGGAACTGTCTCACCGGATTTATAATAATTGAGTTTTTCTGTAAGTTCCTCTGCGCTGCTGATAGACTGTCCATCGATCTTTGTAATTACGTAATTCTTCTTAATTCCGGCTTTCTCTGCAGCACTGCCGCTCTGTACTTCAGCGACAAGCACGCCTGCCGGTATTCCGTATGCTTCAGATACATCCGAAGATACTGTCTGGCATGAGATACCGAGATAGCCCTTCTCTTCCTCGGAAACCTTCTCACGTGTCTGACGATTCATCAGATCATCCAGACGATCTTGTACGGCCGTAATCGGAATTGCATATCCCATGCCTTCAACGGTTGTATCAGAATACTTCGAAGAGTTAATTCCAATGACTTCGCCCTTCATATTCAGAAGTGCGCCGCCACTGTTACCCGGGTTAATGGCTGCATCGGTCTGAATCAGCGGTGTTGTATTCGTGCTGTTTGTACGATCCTTTGCGCTGACAATACCGGTTGTAACGGACTGTCCATAGCCAAGTGCATTACCGATAGCTACAACCTGCTCGCCCACCTTCAATGAATCTGAATCACCGATGGTAGCAATTTTTATCTGATTCATCGTGGATTCCTTTATATCACTGAGTTTTACAACAACGATTGCAAGATCCGTGTCGCTATCGGTACTCTTTACCTGTGCCTCGTAGCTCTCACCATCTGCAAACGTTACATTTACGGTTGTAGCATCACTGACAACATGGTTGTTTGTTACCATCAAAAGCTCACTGTCATTCTCTCCGATGATAATACCGGAACCGGAGCCTTCCGCCTCATACTGCTGTGTATAGCCAAACATACCCTGCTGCTCTACAATTGCCGAAATATTAATTGCAACAACGCTCGGCATAACATTTTCAGCGATTGTGGAGACATCCATACCATTTCCAACGGAAGCTGTCGATGTCAGGCTCAGAGACTCTGTTGTCGGTGCGGATGTGGTTGAAGCGACTTCTGTTGTCGTGTTAGTAAGTGCATCCAGCTTCTTGATCTGTTGTCCTGCAATCCCATAGAATGCGCCACCGGCTACGCCGCCGAAGACGACTGCACTTGCGACAACTGCCACGCCCTTCTTCCAGAATGTATGCTTGTTGTGAGGTGTCTTCGTCTTTTTGACTCTCTGCTTCTTTGCTTTCTTCACCTTTATCTTTTGCTGTTCCGGATTCGCATTTTGATATGCATTTCCATAATAATTATTCTGTCCATATCCATATGCATTCTGATTAGGCTGGTAATTATTATTGTAGTAGTGTTCTGTACCCTGGCTCATCTGCTGGGCGCGTTCTGCCATCGCCTGCATGTATTCCTGTGTACGCATATCGCTGTAATATGTGTTACCATACTGCTGTGCATGTGTATAATCGTCTGCGTGTTGTTCACTGCGTTTTAAGTTATCTGTATTCCCATCTCCGTTCTCCTGTACAGTTTCTTCCGGAGTCCGTGCATCCGCATGTTCATTTCCTCTGTTATTTCCAAATTCATCCATCATATCAATTCCTCCATTCGATATAAGTTTTGTTACTTATCTTTGTTATGGTTTAATCATAACCCCAAGCTATGGTTAAATTTTGAAGAAAATGTCAAGAAAATGTGAATTCATCTATGGCGCCTGCAGACCGTCCTTTAGCATCTGCAGATTTTCTTCCATATAAGATAGGTATGTGCATCCCTTTTGTATGTCTTCCTTTGTTACTGACTGCATAGACGAAAGATGCAGGAGCTCCGGCGTCATATCCGCCGACTCTGCAATCGTATTGGCAAGACTGTCTGTGCCATTGTCCACCACATAGATGGCAGGCAATTTGTATTCCCGCAATTTTTCTGCCAGATATGTGACAGTATGCACACTTGCCTCGGCATCGGCAGAACAACCGGAATATGCTGCAAAATAATGTATATCATAATCTTCTGCCAGATACAGAAACGGGAAACGGTCTCCGACCAGAATTGTCGTCTGTGTGGCTGCATCCCGCATTGTCTGATAGTCTGCATCCAACGCTTCGAGCTTTGCAGTATAAGCTTTTGCATTTGCAGCATATTGTTTTGAATTATCAACATCCAGTTTCGTAATAGTATCTGCCAACGTCTCTGTACAGACAATCGCATTTTTCAACGATAGCCACACATGCTCATCGTAATGGTTGCCATGGTCTTCCTCTGCCATGTTCTGTCCATCTGTACTCTCTGCTGCATGCTCTATAGTTTCTGCTTCATGTCCGTGGTCATCATGATCATGGTCTTCATCGCCATGATCGTGATGATGGTGTTCTTCTACACCCTCTAACTCTACTTCATTTAACGCACGGTCACCAACCAGATCTAACAGACTGATGGCAATGATATCTTCATTTCCGGACTCCTCCAGCGCATCACTCACCCATGTATCGCTCTCGCCGCCGACATAGACTAACATCCGGCAATCCGCAATCTTCATGATATCCTGTGCGCTCGGCTGATAACTGTGTAAATCCACACCGTTATCGACCAGCATCCGGCATGTAAATGCATCTGTATCACCAAGGATTTCCCGCACCCAGTCATATGCCGCAAAGGTCGTACATAAAATCACGTTTTCGGCCCCCTCCTCCGTTGTCACCGGCTTGGCACACCCGGAAAGCAAAGTCAGGCAAAGTATGAGGGCAATCCCGATTGATTTTAAATATCTGTGTTTCAACATCGTCACCTCTACTCTCTGTGCAACGCAATTCCGATGATACTGAAAATCACAAATAACACAATATCAATCGCTACAATCGTTGCACTGACCGGTGTCGATGCCGCAATGGAAATCAGAATTCCCGCGCATGAGGATACAACGCCATATACGGCGGAACAGATAAATACACTCTTATAATTCTTAAATACACGCATCGCAGACAGTGCCGGGAATATAATCAACGCCGATACAAGAAGGGATCCGACGATGTTCATCGCAACTACGATCACTACAGCTGTGACAACCGCCATCAACACATTATAGGCGCCGGTATGAATACCGGTTGCGCGCGCAAAATTCTCATCGAAAGTCACCGAGAAAATCTTGTGATAATACAAAATGTAGAACACAAGCACCAACAGCGACATAATCAGGCAGATCCAAACATCCGTATTCGATAATGTAAGTATCGACGCTGCCCCAAAGAGTGTCGAGCATACATCTCCGGATACATTTTGGGATGTCCCGGATACGTTCATGATCAGATATCCAAACGCGAGTGATCCGACAGAAAGCATCGCAATCACAGCATCACCGTTTATTTTTGCATTCTGCCCGGTCTTTAACATCAATATTGCCGCCACGACCGTGATTGGCAATATAATCAGTGTATTGTTTGTCATCCGCAGCACCATTGCAATCGCCATTGCCGCAAATGCCACATGTGACAATCCGTCTCCAATATAAGAAAACCGCTTTAACACAAGTGTCACACCAAGCATAGATGCGCAAAAAGCAACCAGCACACCGGCAGCTAAGATTCGTTGGACAAATGGATATTGCAGGTATTCAACTAATGTATTCCACATATCTATACTCCTTCTTGTTCTCTTGTTACTGCGTAATCCGCATACTGTCTGCCAATTGCACTTTTTAGATACGCTTCCTTGGAATCAAAAAACTCCGGTGTATCACTCACATGAAGCACCTTATTCGCATATTGTGCGGCTGCCTGTGTATCGTGCGATACCATTATTATCGTGATTCCTTCCCGGTTCAGCCTCTGAATCAGTTCATACATCTCGGCGGTCACACGCGGATCCAATCCTGCCACCGGTTCATCAAGAAGCAGAAGCTTCGATGTCGCACAGAGTGCACGTGCAAGCAATACGCGCTGCTGCTGTCCACCGGACAGGTCACGGTAGCACTTCTTCATAAACGGCTGAATCTCCAGCCGCTCCATATTCTTCTGTGCGATTTTGCGTTCTTCTTTGTTATAGAACGGACGCATGCCACGCTTCGACAAAAAACCCGACAACACAATTTCCTGCACAGATGCAGGGAAATCGCGTTGCGTCACAGTCTGCTGTGGCAGATATCCGATTTCATTAGCTTTCAAATCTTCACCCCTGACAAGCTTTCCCTGCATCGGATTTTTCAGTCCCAGAATTGCTTTCATCAGAGTACTTTTTCCGGAACCGTTCTCTCCAAGGATGCAGAGATAATCTCCTTGCTCGATACGGAAATTCAGATGTTCAACCACCGGTTTTCCTTCGTATCCAAGGGATACATCTTCACATGATAGAACCATCGCGGTTCCTCCTTTCTTTTTTACTCAAATGAGAAATATACAGCACATACCCGACATATATTTCAATATTGCTTCATGTTATATACAATGTATTGAAGCTAAGAAGTTCTATATGCTCTGATTTACGTATCTGTATCATACGCCACCACCGCCAATTCGCCATCCATGGCTCAGTGGCGGCTTGTTTGAACATCGTGTTCAAACATGGCTTATGTTCGACAGAGCATCAAGAACTTCTAAGCTCCAAACATATCGTATATAATCATGAAGCAATATTGAAATATATGTCATTGGATGTTCCTGATATTTCTCATTTGTTCTATTTTCTTTCTTCGAACCTCTTGTTCTAATTTTCCTTAATTAGTTGAAATATACAAGTTCTTCTTCGGCTGGCTTGGCTGGTTCGATCTTGGTGGCGCGGATCACAGGTCCTTCACCCTCAAACTCCGGATAGAATTCTTTATCAATCGTTCCCGTAACCGTTACCCACTGTCTGTCCTTCAGATGCTTTGTCAGATCGGAATAGCACTTAAAACCAATAAATGCAACATCTTCAGCACAGCAGGTCATTGCAAAACGTCCCGGCACGAATTCATTTGCCTTGTAGCTCTTTGGCTTGTGTACCATCGCCTTGAATGTGATCTGCTTTCCGACGTATTTGTCCGGATTGTCGCAGGCATCAATATAGAAGATACCGTAATCTTCATCTTCAAGCGTAATGCTTGGCTTATCAATCTCATATGGCAGATCCAACTCCTCATCACCGACATCGGCAGCTCCATCCTTGTTCTCGAAGATAACCTGTGCACGACGATTTACCGCGCGGATACTCCGGCGGTACTCCGCACGCCTTGTATTCTCATCGCAGCGGTTGAAGATAATCATATCTGCGCTTGATAACTGCTCCATCATCATTGCCTTCATATTTGCTACATATACATCAAAGGTGGATGCATCGACAAATGTGATTACCTGTACAATCGTCCAGCCCTTTGGCACGCGGATGGAAAAAAGCTTATCCATCTTCCATGTACCGTTATACTCGATCATCACGCGGGTCGGCTTATACTTATCCTGCAGATCAAGCAGATATTCCGTATTCAGATTGGATTCCTCCAGATACTCCACGAAAATATTCTGGCTTTTCAGATACTCCTCGTCATACTCCTCAATTCCCTCTTCGCAGACAAGCAGAAGGGTCGGTTCGCCTTCTGTAAATCCACGGTCAATCAGAGTTTCGTTCGCAAAGGTTGTCTTTCCGCTCTCCAGAAAGCCCATGAACATATATACCGGAATCTCTTCTACTTCCTTTGTTGGTCCCATACTCTATTTCCTTTCTTCTCTATCTGTCCTTCAGCCGGGAAGCGAGGCAGATCCCACATACCGGATCGTACCACTTCTCAACCGCCTATTATTTTCTACCCGTTGCTTTGGTTTATGCAACCCCGAACAACTCTGCCAGCTTGTCTTCCTTCAGATTGCTTCCGATCACGCAAAGCTTTCCTGTATAATCGGCTGCGCCCTTACGAATCTCATATTCGCCCGGTGTCAGATCAAAATGAATCCACTCGCCATCTGTATTCGGAACGATTCCTTTTGCACGGAGGATAATTCCATATTCCTCTGCATTGTCAGCCAATGTCTTCAGGATCTGTTCCATATCGGCATCTGCAAACTTCTTGGCAGTCTCCTTACCCCAGCTTGTAAATACCTCGTCTGCATGATGATCATGATGGTGGTCATGATCGTGGCATCCGCATGTACAACCAGGTCCATGCTCGTGATGGTCGTGATCGTGATGATGCTCGTGCTCCTCATGCTCATGGTCGTGCTCATGATGGTGTTCATGCTCCTCATGGTCGTGCTCATGATCATGATGATGCTCATGTTCCTCATGGTCGTGCTCGTGATCGTGGTCATGATGATGGTGATGATGCTCTTCCTCGTGCTTTC encodes the following:
- a CDS encoding metal ABC transporter ATP-binding protein codes for the protein MVLSCEDVSLGYEGKPVVEHLNFRIEQGDYLCILGENGSGKSTLMKAILGLKNPMQGKLVRGEDLKANEIGYLPQQTVTQRDFPASVQEIVLSGFLSKRGMRPFYNKEERKIAQKNMERLEIQPFMKKCYRDLSGGQQQRVLLARALCATSKLLLLDEPVAGLDPRVTAEMYELIQRLNREGITIIMVSHDTQAAAQYANKVLHVSDTPEFFDSKEAYLKSAIGRQYADYAVTREQEGV
- the hrcA gene encoding heat-inducible transcriptional repressor HrcA; the encoded protein is MELDERKVKILKAIISNYLETGEPVGSRTISKYTDLNLSSATIRNEMADLEEMGYIIQPHTSAGRIPTDAGYRFYVDQLMDEKEEFAEVAKQERDTLLERVDRMEVLLKQVAKVLAYNTNYATMVTAPNYEKTVKFIQLSLVDDKTLLAVIVVEGNIIKNQMIHINVDLDNEDVLKFNILLNTFLQGASLEDINLEMIQAMKKQSGGYGEILDQIFQGIVEAIHEAQELEVYTSGATNILKYPELGDISKTSELLEKLEDKNEVSHLLEETTGKTNESGIQVYIGDETPSLKDCSLVTATYQMPEGAKGTIGILGPKRMDYKKVVSTLKNLTIELDEIFKKGEGVNENGQ
- a CDS encoding TIGR03943 family putative permease subunit, which translates into the protein MGPTKEVEEIPVYMFMGFLESGKTTFANETLIDRGFTEGEPTLLLVCEEGIEEYDEEYLKSQNIFVEYLEESNLNTEYLLDLQDKYKPTRVMIEYNGTWKMDKLFSIRVPKGWTIVQVITFVDASTFDVYVANMKAMMMEQLSSADMIIFNRCDENTRRAEYRRSIRAVNRRAQVIFENKDGAADVGDEELDLPYEIDKPSITLEDEDYGIFYIDACDNPDKYVGKQITFKAMVHKPKSYKANEFVPGRFAMTCCAEDVAFIGFKCYSDLTKHLKDRQWVTVTGTIDKEFYPEFEGEGPVIRATKIEPAKPAEEELVYFN
- a CDS encoding metal ABC transporter substrate-binding protein codes for the protein MLKHRYLKSIGIALILCLTLLSGCAKPVTTEEGAENVILCTTFAAYDWVREILGDTDAFTCRMLVDNGVDLHSYQPSAQDIMKIADCRMLVYVGGESDTWVSDALEESGNEDIIAISLLDLVGDRALNEVELEGVEEHHHHDHGDEDHDHDDHGHEAETIEHAAESTDGQNMAEEDHGNHYDEHVWLSLKNAIVCTETLADTITKLDVDNSKQYAANAKAYTAKLEALDADYQTMRDAATQTTILVGDRFPFLYLAEDYDIHYFAAYSGCSADAEASVHTVTYLAEKLREYKLPAIYVVDNGTDSLANTIAESADMTPELLHLSSMQSVTKEDIQKGCTYLSYMEENLQMLKDGLQAP
- a CDS encoding metal ABC transporter permease, whose product is MWNTLVEYLQYPFVQRILAAGVLVAFCASMLGVTLVLKRFSYIGDGLSHVAFAAMAIAMVLRMTNNTLIILPITVVAAILMLKTGQNAKINGDAVIAMLSVGSLAFGYLIMNVSGTSQNVSGDVCSTLFGAASILTLSNTDVWICLIMSLLVLVFYILYYHKIFSVTFDENFARATGIHTGAYNVLMAVVTAVVIVVAMNIVGSLLVSALIIFPALSAMRVFKNYKSVFICSAVYGVVSSCAGILISIAASTPVSATIVAIDIVLFVIFSIIGIALHRE
- a CDS encoding S1C family serine protease translates to MMDEFGNNRGNEHADARTPEETVQENGDGNTDNLKRSEQHADDYTHAQQYGNTYYSDMRTQEYMQAMAERAQQMSQGTEHYYNNNYQPNQNAYGYGQNNYYGNAYQNANPEQQKIKVKKAKKQRVKKTKTPHNKHTFWKKGVAVVASAVVFGGVAGGAFYGIAGQQIKKLDALTNTTTEVASTTSAPTTESLSLTSTASVGNGMDVSTIAENVMPSVVAINISAIVEQQGMFGYTQQYEAEGSGSGIIIGENDSELLMVTNNHVVSDATTVNVTFADGESYEAQVKSTDSDTDLAIVVVKLSDIKESTMNQIKIATIGDSDSLKVGEQVVAIGNALGYGQSVTTGIVSAKDRTNSTNTTPLIQTDAAINPGNSGGALLNMKGEVIGINSSKYSDTTVEGMGYAIPITAVQDRLDDLMNRQTREKVSEEEKGYLGISCQTVSSDVSEAYGIPAGVLVAEVQSGSAAEKAGIKKNYVITKIDGQSISSAEELTEKLNYYKSGETVPVTYEYMKNNEYTEKTVDVTLMDNPNNK